A window of the Branchiibius hedensis genome harbors these coding sequences:
- the lepB gene encoding signal peptidase I, with protein MSTSASLPVSRPRRRWPWLVLIGLLLLVVLRGLVVETFTVPSASMSPTLSVGNRIVVWKPGAHDLHRGDVIVFDGDGVFSQAPAAPGGLAGMVRSVGTALGVRVGETDYVKRVIGLPGDHLKVGADGVLTVNGAAVNESYLPAGMSSSATPFDIVVPAGRVFVMGDNRIASDDSRGHLGDPGGGSVPEDQVIGTVTWRYWPLGSWGTLR; from the coding sequence GTGTCAACCAGCGCGTCGTTGCCCGTTTCGCGTCCCCGGCGCCGGTGGCCCTGGCTGGTCCTGATCGGGCTTCTGCTCCTGGTGGTGCTGCGCGGTCTGGTCGTGGAGACCTTCACGGTGCCGTCGGCCTCGATGAGCCCGACCCTGAGTGTCGGTAACCGCATCGTGGTGTGGAAACCGGGCGCCCACGACCTGCACCGGGGCGACGTTATCGTCTTCGACGGCGACGGTGTGTTCTCGCAGGCCCCCGCTGCGCCTGGCGGGCTGGCCGGCATGGTGCGGTCGGTGGGAACCGCGCTGGGCGTGCGGGTCGGCGAGACCGACTACGTCAAGCGCGTCATCGGGCTGCCCGGCGATCACCTCAAAGTCGGTGCCGACGGTGTGCTCACGGTCAACGGCGCAGCGGTCAACGAGAGTTATCTGCCGGCGGGGATGAGTTCCAGCGCCACCCCGTTCGACATCGTGGTGCCCGCCGGTCGGGTGTTCGTCATGGGTGACAATCGGATCGCCAGCGACGATTCCCGTGGCCACCTCGGCGATCCCGGCGGCGGAAGCGTCCCGGAGGACCAGGTGATCGGAACCGT
- the rplS gene encoding 50S ribosomal protein L19 yields MQKFDELDAQSLRSDIPAFRAGDTVKVHVKVIEGTRSRVQAFQGVVIRRHGGGIGETFTVRKVSFGVGVERTFPLHTPVIDKIEVVTRGDVRRAKLYYLRDLRGKAAKIKEKRETPAAKA; encoded by the coding sequence ATGCAGAAGTTCGACGAACTCGACGCCCAGAGCCTGCGCTCCGACATCCCGGCCTTCCGCGCCGGTGACACCGTCAAGGTGCACGTGAAGGTCATCGAAGGTACCCGCTCCCGTGTGCAGGCCTTCCAGGGTGTCGTCATCCGCCGTCACGGTGGTGGCATCGGGGAGACCTTCACCGTCCGCAAGGTCAGCTTCGGCGTCGGCGTGGAGCGCACCTTCCCGCTGCACACCCCGGTCATCGACAAGATCGAGGTCGTGACCCGCGGTGACGTCCGTCGCGCCAAGCTGTACTACCTGCGCGACCTGCGCGGCAAGGCCGCCAAGATCAAGGAGAAGCGCGAGACCCCGGCCGCCAAGGCCTGA
- a CDS encoding ABC transporter ATP-binding protein, producing the protein MSAPIVLSADHVTRRFGDFTAVDEVSLRVRGGEVVGLLGANGAGKTTVMRMLLGLLPVSSGVVGLLGRPPNRERRRSIGYVPQNLGLYRDLTLRENLAFVADAYGTSVPQLPDDLAPYADRLVGQVPLGAQRQAAFVAALSHHPAAVLLDEPTSGVDALARARLWDTIRDQSDAGVGVLVTTHYMQEAQQCDRLLLMSHGRLVAQGTETDVIDGATAVAVRCEDWTSAFAALSDAGLAATLDGRAVRVVAASPDRVQAVLGNAQVTATLTAVPATIEERMLMLDRDFTHSGPDWQT; encoded by the coding sequence ATGAGCGCCCCGATCGTGCTGTCCGCCGATCACGTCACGCGCCGGTTCGGTGACTTCACCGCGGTCGACGAGGTGTCCCTGCGGGTGCGGGGTGGGGAGGTCGTGGGCCTGCTGGGGGCCAACGGGGCCGGCAAGACCACGGTGATGCGGATGCTGCTGGGGCTGCTGCCGGTCAGTTCGGGCGTCGTGGGTCTGCTCGGCAGACCGCCCAACCGCGAGCGCCGCCGATCGATCGGCTACGTGCCGCAGAACCTCGGCCTGTACCGCGACCTCACCCTGCGCGAGAACCTCGCCTTCGTCGCGGACGCGTACGGCACCTCGGTGCCGCAGCTGCCCGACGACCTCGCGCCGTACGCCGATCGGCTGGTCGGGCAGGTACCCCTGGGTGCCCAGCGGCAGGCGGCGTTCGTCGCCGCGCTGTCGCACCACCCGGCGGCCGTGCTCCTGGATGAGCCCACCTCAGGGGTGGACGCGTTGGCCCGCGCGCGGCTGTGGGACACCATCCGGGACCAGTCCGACGCCGGAGTCGGGGTGCTGGTCACCACCCACTACATGCAGGAGGCGCAGCAATGTGACCGGTTGCTGCTGATGTCGCACGGCCGACTGGTTGCGCAAGGGACGGAGACCGACGTCATCGACGGTGCCACCGCAGTGGCGGTCCGTTGCGAGGACTGGACCAGTGCCTTCGCAGCGCTCAGCGACGCCGGGCTCGCCGCGACCTTGGACGGGCGGGCGGTGCGGGTCGTCGCCGCATCACCGGACCGGGTGCAGGCGGTTCTGGGCAATGCGCAGGTGACGGCCACCTTGACCGCGGTGCCGGCCACGATCGAGGAACGCATGCTGATGCTGGACCGCGATTTCACACATAGCGGCCCGGACTGGCAGACTTGA
- a CDS encoding ABC transporter ATP-binding protein, with translation MSAELADVTVQFGDTLALQDVSVEVPAGTVVAVVGGDGAGKSTLLRTVVREVTPTAGTVSAPGKAEIGYLPASAGSWANLSVAENLDFAGGVYGMAGSELADRRTRLLTDAGLADVPGRLARQLSGGMRRKLGFCMAIVHDPSLVVLDEPSTGVDPVSRIDLWRMISRCAADGAAVLMSTTYLDEAERAGHLVILDAGQVLVQGTYDDVRAGFAGTVTTGTRAVRPQWSWRRGRQRHEYWPVGEALPTDCTTTEPDLEDIVIALSLQRQLTPVPA, from the coding sequence ATGAGCGCCGAACTGGCCGATGTGACAGTGCAGTTCGGTGACACGCTCGCCCTGCAGGACGTCAGTGTCGAGGTGCCCGCAGGTACCGTCGTCGCGGTCGTCGGCGGGGACGGCGCCGGGAAGAGTACGTTGCTGCGCACCGTGGTCCGGGAAGTCACCCCGACGGCCGGGACCGTGTCCGCACCCGGCAAAGCCGAGATCGGCTATCTGCCGGCTTCGGCCGGTAGCTGGGCCAACCTGAGCGTGGCCGAGAATCTGGACTTCGCCGGCGGCGTCTACGGCATGGCGGGCAGCGAACTGGCCGATCGGCGTACCCGATTGCTCACCGACGCGGGCCTGGCCGACGTCCCAGGCCGGCTCGCCCGGCAACTGTCCGGCGGGATGCGCCGCAAACTCGGCTTCTGTATGGCGATCGTGCACGACCCTTCGCTGGTGGTGCTCGACGAGCCCAGCACCGGGGTGGATCCGGTGAGTCGGATCGACCTGTGGCGGATGATCTCCCGGTGCGCGGCCGACGGTGCTGCGGTGCTGATGTCGACGACCTATCTCGACGAAGCCGAGCGGGCCGGTCACCTAGTCATCCTGGACGCCGGTCAGGTGCTGGTGCAGGGCACGTACGACGACGTGCGGGCCGGGTTCGCCGGCACCGTCACGACGGGCACTCGCGCGGTCCGTCCGCAATGGTCGTGGCGGCGCGGCCGGCAGCGACACGAGTACTGGCCCGTCGGCGAGGCGCTGCCGACAGACTGCACGACGACCGAACCGGACCTCGAAGACATCGTCATCGCACTGTCCCTGCAACGCCAACTGACCCCGGTGCCGGCATGA